One window of the Leucobacter komagatae genome contains the following:
- a CDS encoding DUF3566 domain-containing protein: MSNTVADRLAKKTRKKAPAKQVRLKLVYVDFWSAVKFSFLVSICLAIVGIVTAILVYVVLQTTGVFGRVDALFMDIVGEDNSLMKFIGFPQVAFFSVVVGVLNTIVGTALGAIGSLVYNLLVRVLGGFQLGFSSN, translated from the coding sequence ATGAGTAACACAGTCGCAGACCGGCTTGCGAAGAAGACTCGCAAGAAAGCCCCGGCGAAACAGGTACGCCTGAAGCTCGTCTACGTTGACTTCTGGTCGGCCGTGAAGTTCTCCTTCCTCGTGTCGATCTGTCTCGCCATCGTTGGCATCGTGACGGCGATTCTGGTCTACGTTGTGCTGCAGACGACGGGCGTCTTCGGTCGCGTTGACGCGCTCTTCATGGACATTGTGGGTGAAGACAACAGCTTGATGAAGTTCATCGGCTTCCCGCAGGTCGCGTTCTTCTCGGTCGTGGTCGGTGTGCTCAACACCATCGTCGGCACCGCCCTTGGGGCGATCGGTTCGCTCGTGTACAACCTGCTGGTCCGCGTTCTGGGCGGTTTCCAGCTCGGTTTCTCGAGCAATTAG
- the gyrA gene encoding DNA gyrase subunit A, with protein sequence MTEETEGGPQIEANHGRIDQVELNVEMQRSYLDYAMSVIVGRALPDVRDGLKPVHRRVIYTMYDGGYRPDKAFSKCTRVIGDVMGQFHPHGDTAVYDSLVRLVQPWSLRYPLALGQGNFGSPGNDGAAAHRYTETKMSPLAMEMVRDIDEDTVDFQDNYDGRTQEPTVLTSRFPNLLVNGSVGIAVGMATNIPPHNLREVAAGAKWHLENPDASREELFDALMERISGPDFPTGAQILGTSGIKDAYRTGRGSIKMRAIVNIEEIQGRTCLVVTELPYQVNPDNLAVKIADLVKEGKIQGIADIRDETSGRTGQRLVIVMKRDAIPKVVLNNLYKHTQLQENFGANMLAIVDGVPRTLAIDGFITYWVKHQVEVIVRRTQFRLQKAEAEAHIQRGYLKALDALDEVIALIRRSSTVDDAREGLITLLDVDQIQADAILAMQLRRLAALERQKILDLAAKLEALIKEYEGILASPEQQRGIIVEELDELVTRYGDDRRTTILHGYDGDMSMEDLIPEEEMVITVTRGGYVKRTRIDNYRSQHRGGKGVRGAQLRADDIVEHFFVTTTHHWLLFFTNTGRVYRAKAYEVSEGGRDAKGQHLANLLALAPDEQVTQILDLRHYDDASYLLLATRDGLVKKTPLTEYDTNRTGGIIAIKLREGDELVQALVASAEDDILLISRQGMSVRFTATDQALRPMGRSTSGVRGMNFRDGDALLAASRLSDDEGYVFVVTEGGYAKRTAVSEYRVQQRGGYGIKVAKLDETRGDLAGGFIVDEGDEVLVVLASGKVVRSGVAEVPAKGRNTMGVVFARFPEGDRIIGIARNAERAIDEGDSGESDAENSVDKEDVNE encoded by the coding sequence GTGACCGAGGAGACCGAGGGCGGGCCTCAGATCGAGGCCAACCACGGCCGCATCGATCAGGTCGAGCTCAACGTCGAGATGCAGCGCTCGTACCTCGACTACGCGATGAGCGTGATCGTCGGGCGCGCCCTGCCCGACGTGCGTGACGGGCTGAAGCCGGTTCACCGGCGCGTGATCTACACGATGTACGACGGGGGGTACCGCCCTGACAAGGCGTTCTCGAAGTGCACCCGTGTCATCGGCGACGTCATGGGCCAGTTCCACCCGCACGGCGACACGGCCGTCTACGACTCGCTCGTGAGGCTCGTGCAGCCCTGGTCGCTACGCTACCCGCTCGCGCTCGGGCAGGGCAACTTCGGTTCCCCCGGCAACGACGGCGCCGCTGCCCACCGTTACACCGAGACCAAGATGTCCCCGCTCGCCATGGAAATGGTGCGGGATATCGACGAAGACACCGTCGATTTCCAGGACAACTACGACGGTCGTACCCAGGAGCCGACGGTTCTGACCTCGCGGTTCCCGAACCTGCTTGTCAACGGCTCCGTCGGTATCGCCGTCGGTATGGCGACAAACATTCCCCCGCACAACCTTCGTGAGGTTGCCGCGGGGGCAAAGTGGCACCTTGAGAACCCCGACGCGAGTCGTGAGGAGCTCTTTGACGCGCTCATGGAGCGTATCTCGGGCCCCGACTTCCCGACGGGCGCGCAGATTCTCGGAACGAGCGGTATTAAGGACGCGTACCGGACGGGCCGCGGCTCCATCAAGATGCGCGCCATCGTCAACATCGAGGAGATCCAGGGCCGCACCTGCCTCGTTGTGACGGAGCTGCCGTACCAGGTGAACCCCGACAACCTCGCGGTGAAGATCGCCGACCTTGTCAAGGAAGGCAAGATCCAGGGCATCGCCGACATTCGCGACGAGACGAGTGGCCGCACCGGCCAGCGCCTCGTCATCGTGATGAAGCGCGATGCCATCCCCAAGGTCGTGCTGAACAACCTGTACAAGCACACGCAGCTTCAGGAGAACTTCGGCGCGAACATGCTCGCGATCGTCGACGGCGTCCCGCGGACGCTTGCGATCGACGGGTTCATCACCTACTGGGTGAAGCACCAGGTTGAGGTCATCGTCCGCCGCACGCAGTTCAGACTGCAGAAGGCCGAAGCTGAGGCGCACATTCAGCGCGGTTACTTGAAGGCGCTCGATGCCCTCGACGAGGTTATCGCCCTGATCAGGCGTTCTTCGACCGTTGACGACGCTCGCGAGGGCCTCATCACGCTGCTCGACGTCGACCAGATCCAGGCCGATGCGATTCTCGCCATGCAGCTGCGTCGCCTCGCCGCGCTCGAGCGGCAAAAGATCCTCGACCTCGCGGCCAAGCTCGAGGCGCTGATCAAGGAGTACGAGGGCATTCTCGCATCGCCTGAGCAGCAGCGCGGCATCATTGTTGAGGAGCTCGACGAGCTGGTCACCCGCTACGGGGACGACCGTCGCACCACGATCCTGCACGGCTACGATGGCGACATGTCGATGGAAGACCTGATTCCTGAAGAGGAAATGGTCATTACTGTCACCCGCGGCGGCTACGTCAAGCGCACGCGCATCGATAACTACCGCTCGCAGCACCGCGGAGGCAAGGGCGTGCGCGGTGCTCAGCTGCGCGCGGATGACATTGTCGAACACTTCTTTGTCACCACCACGCACCACTGGCTCTTGTTCTTCACCAACACCGGCCGTGTGTACCGTGCGAAGGCATACGAGGTCTCAGAGGGCGGCCGTGACGCCAAGGGACAGCACCTCGCGAACTTGCTCGCGCTCGCTCCCGACGAGCAAGTCACGCAGATCCTCGACCTGCGCCACTACGACGACGCGAGCTACCTGCTGCTCGCGACGCGCGACGGCCTGGTGAAGAAGACCCCGCTCACCGAGTACGACACGAACCGTACAGGCGGCATTATCGCAATCAAGCTGCGTGAGGGCGATGAGCTCGTTCAAGCACTCGTCGCGAGCGCCGAAGACGACATCTTGCTCATCTCACGACAGGGTATGTCCGTTCGGTTTACCGCAACTGATCAGGCACTTCGCCCGATGGGCCGGTCGACCAGCGGCGTCCGAGGCATGAACTTCCGTGACGGTGACGCACTGCTTGCGGCGTCGCGACTCAGCGATGATGAGGGCTACGTGTTCGTCGTTACTGAGGGCGGTTACGCGAAGCGCACCGCGGTCAGCGAGTACCGCGTGCAGCAGCGCGGCGGCTACGGCATCAAGGTAGCGAAGCTTGATGAGACCCGCGGTGATCTCGCTGGCGGCTTCATCGTGGATGAGGGCGATGAGGTTCTCGTTGTGCTTGCGAGCGGTAAGGTAGTTCGATCCGGCGTCGCTGAGGTGCCGGCGAAGGGACGAAACACCATGGGAGTGGTGTTCGCTCGCTTCCCAGAAGGTGATCGTATTATTGGGATCGCCCGAAACGCCGAGCGCGCCATTGACGAAGGGGACTCGGGGGAGTCCGACGCGGAGAACTCCGTAGACAAGGAAGACGTGAATGAGTAA
- a CDS encoding TetR/AcrR family transcriptional regulator → MTSVDEKSTEKRGARGRARGEDSRASVVAAALKSFAARGYFGASMRDIAAEAQIGLAGIYHHFASKQELLQAVMTVTLRDVLASTRARVAAAPEDDSAAQLDGLVRAWVEFHTVRQEDARVGASEVHCLEGEGRERVIALRDEQEALFVDVIERGVERGAFLTPYPREAARAIINMGIAVATWYRLDGDITPHGLAERYAALSLDMVGARGQDRGHSPE, encoded by the coding sequence GTGACTAGCGTCGATGAGAAGAGCACCGAGAAACGGGGCGCCCGCGGCCGCGCCCGTGGCGAGGATTCCCGCGCCTCGGTCGTTGCGGCCGCGCTCAAGAGCTTCGCCGCTCGCGGGTACTTTGGAGCTTCGATGCGTGACATCGCGGCGGAGGCCCAGATCGGCCTCGCCGGGATTTACCACCACTTCGCGAGCAAACAGGAGCTGCTGCAAGCGGTCATGACGGTTACGCTGCGGGACGTGCTCGCGAGCACGCGAGCGCGCGTCGCTGCTGCGCCCGAGGATGACTCCGCGGCCCAGCTCGACGGGCTCGTGCGGGCGTGGGTCGAGTTCCACACGGTCAGGCAGGAGGACGCGCGGGTCGGCGCCTCGGAGGTGCACTGCCTTGAGGGGGAGGGGCGCGAGCGGGTCATCGCGCTGCGCGACGAGCAGGAGGCCCTGTTCGTCGACGTCATCGAGCGCGGCGTCGAGCGCGGCGCGTTTCTGACGCCGTATCCGCGCGAGGCCGCCCGCGCGATCATCAATATGGGGATTGCGGTCGCCACCTGGTATCGCCTCGACGGCGATATCACGCCGCACGGGCTCGCCGAGCGGTACGCGGCGCTATCGCTCGACATGGTCGGGGCGCGCGGTCAGGATCGCGGGCACTCACCCGAGTAG
- a CDS encoding AMP-binding protein — translation MTPGDKTWSKAAEELAELRTMWPADVPRELTDPWPGDGLNDYLQRWSKERAGVTAIHFYGTDISYAELENSVGAFAGWLRGRGVGPGDRVGVFLGNCPQLTIAMLGILRIGAVYVPVNPMFKARELAYELADAGVALLLTHPSLAKVVDAARLVPPEDLAGAALPSVMPVLEVALTSLGDMIRGEASPPPPFTIDRAAHSASPSDWPAIMASVPVPPIACDRDALAALNYTGGTTGMPKGCEHTQGHMVYTAISTLLGQGRQPGALSPRTGKVHVSLGFLPMFWIAGEDMAMLNPLIDGSTVVMMTRWDAATALTLIEQQRVTWVAAQADNYVELLELPQFSQADTSSLEACVAISFVRKLDVELRREWHAATGVLLHEASYGMTETHTADTFTHGLHAGNQDLAATPTYCGYPVPGTSIVVVDDDLSPVPVGIPGQILVKSPSVLRGYYMKPEATSASLIDGWLLTGDTGEFDARGGLSYLARSKEMIKVNGMSVFPTEVETLMKSHPSIARIAVAPRDDASSGQRPVAFVELAQSQRVSPAELKLWAKDHMASYKVPDIVIVDTMPMTATGKIRKVELMKGISAQ, via the coding sequence ATGACGCCAGGAGACAAGACGTGGTCGAAAGCTGCCGAAGAGCTCGCAGAACTCCGCACCATGTGGCCAGCAGACGTACCCCGAGAGCTCACAGACCCGTGGCCGGGTGACGGCCTCAACGATTACCTGCAGCGGTGGTCGAAAGAGCGGGCGGGAGTCACCGCGATCCATTTCTACGGGACTGACATTTCCTACGCCGAACTCGAGAACTCCGTTGGAGCGTTCGCCGGGTGGCTGCGCGGCCGCGGCGTTGGCCCCGGTGATCGCGTCGGGGTGTTTCTTGGCAACTGCCCGCAGCTCACCATCGCGATGCTCGGAATCCTGCGGATTGGTGCCGTGTACGTTCCGGTGAACCCCATGTTCAAGGCGCGCGAACTGGCGTATGAGCTCGCCGATGCCGGCGTCGCCCTCCTGCTCACTCACCCCTCTCTCGCCAAGGTCGTTGACGCGGCAAGGCTCGTGCCGCCCGAGGACTTAGCCGGGGCGGCGCTGCCAAGCGTCATGCCAGTTCTTGAGGTCGCACTCACATCGCTGGGAGACATGATTCGTGGGGAGGCGTCTCCCCCGCCCCCGTTCACCATCGACCGAGCGGCGCACTCGGCTTCGCCGAGCGACTGGCCGGCGATCATGGCATCCGTTCCCGTTCCGCCGATCGCGTGCGACCGCGATGCCCTTGCCGCGCTGAACTACACGGGAGGGACGACGGGAATGCCGAAGGGGTGCGAACACACCCAGGGGCACATGGTGTACACCGCGATCAGCACGCTGCTCGGGCAGGGCAGGCAGCCTGGGGCGCTCAGTCCCCGCACCGGCAAGGTGCACGTCTCCCTCGGGTTCCTTCCGATGTTCTGGATCGCCGGTGAAGACATGGCGATGCTCAACCCGCTCATCGATGGCTCCACCGTTGTCATGATGACCCGGTGGGACGCGGCAACTGCGCTCACGCTCATCGAACAGCAGCGCGTGACCTGGGTCGCGGCGCAGGCCGACAACTACGTTGAACTACTCGAACTCCCCCAGTTCAGTCAGGCTGACACGTCTTCGCTCGAGGCGTGCGTCGCGATCTCGTTCGTGAGGAAGCTGGATGTTGAGCTGCGACGGGAGTGGCACGCGGCCACGGGGGTTCTCCTGCACGAAGCGTCCTACGGAATGACCGAGACGCACACGGCCGATACATTCACGCACGGGCTGCACGCTGGCAACCAAGACCTTGCGGCGACACCGACGTACTGCGGGTATCCCGTGCCCGGCACATCGATCGTTGTTGTGGATGATGACCTCAGCCCGGTTCCCGTCGGTATCCCCGGCCAAATTCTCGTGAAATCGCCGTCGGTGCTGCGCGGGTACTACATGAAACCCGAAGCAACGAGCGCCTCGCTCATCGACGGTTGGCTGTTGACTGGCGACACCGGCGAGTTCGACGCTCGGGGCGGGCTCTCGTACCTTGCGCGCAGCAAGGAAATGATCAAGGTGAATGGCATGAGCGTCTTTCCCACCGAGGTCGAGACCCTCATGAAGTCGCACCCGAGCATCGCGCGCATCGCCGTCGCCCCGCGCGACGACGCGAGCTCGGGCCAGCGCCCCGTTGCGTTCGTTGAGCTCGCCCAGAGTCAACGAGTCTCCCCGGCCGAACTCAAGCTGTGGGCCAAAGACCACATGGCGAGTTACAAGGTGCCCGACATCGTCATCGTTGACACGATGCCGATGACCGCAACCGGCAAGATACGCAAGGTCGAGCTCATGAAAGGGATTTCAGCACAGTGA
- a CDS encoding carboxyl transferase domain-containing protein, whose amino-acid sequence MRSVIRSVVDEESFVEFRREYAPGAITGIARVAGVPVALIANDNHHLGGAIDVDAARSFVDLLELAEAHRFPVVSFIDTPGFMVGPEAEREPGVRAFGKLFVAGARLSVPLGAVVVRKCYGLGAMAMSAGSSISSQFTVAWPSGELGPMGLEGGVRLGYAKELAGAASEAEREARFEELLAQAYEQGRAMSAAMMFDVDDVIDPADTRTWITTLT is encoded by the coding sequence ATGCGCTCGGTCATCAGGAGTGTGGTCGATGAGGAGTCGTTTGTGGAGTTTCGCCGGGAGTACGCCCCGGGAGCGATCACCGGCATCGCCCGGGTGGCCGGCGTCCCCGTCGCGCTCATCGCGAACGACAACCACCACCTTGGCGGCGCGATCGACGTTGACGCAGCACGCTCGTTCGTTGATTTGCTCGAACTCGCGGAGGCTCACCGCTTCCCCGTCGTGTCGTTCATCGATACGCCAGGTTTCATGGTTGGCCCTGAGGCGGAGCGTGAGCCCGGCGTCAGAGCGTTTGGGAAGCTGTTCGTCGCCGGTGCGCGGCTTTCGGTCCCGCTTGGGGCGGTGGTAGTCAGGAAGTGCTACGGACTCGGCGCTATGGCGATGTCGGCCGGTTCATCGATCTCAAGCCAGTTCACGGTTGCCTGGCCGAGCGGAGAGCTGGGCCCGATGGGACTAGAGGGTGGCGTGAGGCTCGGCTACGCGAAGGAGCTTGCGGGCGCCGCCAGCGAGGCCGAACGGGAGGCGCGCTTTGAGGAACTACTCGCTCAGGCCTACGAACAGGGACGAGCGATGTCGGCGGCGATGATGTTTGACGTAGACGATGTGATCGACCCCGCCGATACCCGAACCTGGATCACGACCCTCACCTAA
- a CDS encoding biotin carboxylase N-terminal domain-containing protein, giving the protein MTTLLVANRGEIAVRVIRTAKEMGITTVAVHPRDDAESLHVRLADRAIELTGIGPAAYLDSDQLVAAAKRTGARLVHPGYGFLAESADFASRCREAGLTFLGPSPEALARAGSKPETRALAVELGIHVPAATGVLSDGAAALELLDANPAGVVLKAVAGGGGRGIAIVTSREELPDALARCRAEALHGFGDDRVFAEQLLTGARHIEVQGIGGPDGVSILGDRDCSLQRRRQKLVEIAPAPYLDSGVRAEIHDATRRLLHALRYKGLATVEFLVTGSEWALLEINPRIQVEHTITEAITGFDLVECQIELGLGRTLRSLGLTDDAAVPGSEGAACAIQLRIAAETMGPEGSPKPSSGPVSQLGFPTGPGVRVDTWLQPGATVGLLYDTLLAKVVVAARDPEGALRRAQAAINEFVCVGVDTNAPFLSAVLEMAVLGRCDTGWIDDHMQELLARSAEVSSHFLGSPGIARAGEPAAAGPAAAVAESRRDAATYESLTPGEEIVVAPVSGTVVSLVISPGELGLIESMKMHHPIPAPPHARARPLVAIGDTVTAGQPVFAVFPDGPVSSEHDSVTSAPHPGIAEVKERHERVLDAARPAAVAKVHARSRRTARENLADLVVPGSFVEYGPLVIAAQTARRPLADLIDHTSGDGLVGGIGLVNTPAGPVRAVVMSYDYMVLAGTQGARNHAKTDRLLQVASSRQLPVVLFAEGGGGRPGDTDVPPGAHLNVQTFAELAALRGRVPIVAIVSGRCFAGNAALAGVADLIIATADANIGMGGPAMVEGGGLGKWTAEDIGPAALHARTGVVDVLVEDDAGAVLAAQQFLGHFRARTPCRSSRQS; this is encoded by the coding sequence GTGACAACGCTGCTCGTCGCCAACCGAGGTGAGATCGCTGTTCGTGTGATTCGAACGGCCAAAGAAATGGGGATCACGACGGTCGCTGTGCATCCCCGTGATGACGCAGAGAGCCTGCACGTGCGGCTTGCTGATCGAGCGATTGAGCTGACCGGTATCGGCCCGGCCGCCTACCTCGATTCAGACCAGCTGGTCGCCGCCGCGAAGCGCACGGGGGCGAGGCTCGTTCACCCCGGATACGGCTTCCTCGCGGAGTCGGCAGACTTTGCCAGCCGCTGCCGAGAGGCCGGCCTCACCTTCCTCGGCCCGTCGCCCGAAGCCCTCGCGCGGGCCGGGTCGAAACCGGAGACCCGAGCGCTCGCGGTCGAGCTCGGCATACACGTGCCCGCGGCCACCGGGGTTCTCAGTGATGGCGCAGCCGCGCTTGAACTGCTCGACGCGAACCCCGCAGGCGTGGTGCTCAAGGCGGTCGCCGGTGGAGGAGGGCGCGGCATCGCGATCGTCACCTCGCGCGAGGAGCTACCTGACGCGCTCGCCCGGTGCCGTGCGGAGGCTCTCCACGGCTTCGGTGACGATCGCGTGTTCGCCGAACAGCTGCTGACGGGGGCACGACATATTGAGGTTCAAGGCATCGGCGGCCCGGATGGCGTGAGCATTCTGGGAGACCGTGATTGCTCGTTACAGCGGCGCCGACAGAAACTCGTCGAGATCGCCCCGGCGCCGTACCTCGATTCTGGCGTGCGCGCCGAGATCCACGATGCAACGCGACGACTGCTCCACGCCCTGCGATATAAGGGGCTCGCCACCGTTGAGTTTCTCGTCACCGGCTCTGAGTGGGCTCTCCTCGAGATCAACCCGAGGATTCAGGTCGAGCACACTATTACCGAGGCAATCACCGGGTTTGATCTCGTCGAGTGCCAGATCGAGCTGGGGCTCGGGCGCACGCTGCGGAGTCTCGGCCTCACAGACGACGCGGCGGTTCCGGGGTCGGAGGGAGCCGCTTGCGCGATTCAGCTTCGCATCGCGGCCGAGACGATGGGCCCTGAAGGCTCACCGAAGCCGAGCTCCGGGCCGGTCTCGCAGCTCGGTTTTCCGACGGGCCCTGGTGTGAGGGTCGATACCTGGTTGCAGCCTGGCGCCACCGTCGGCCTGCTGTATGACACGCTGCTCGCCAAAGTTGTTGTGGCTGCGCGTGACCCGGAGGGGGCGCTGCGGAGGGCGCAAGCTGCCATCAACGAGTTCGTGTGCGTCGGCGTTGATACGAACGCCCCGTTCCTCTCAGCTGTGCTGGAGATGGCGGTACTTGGTCGCTGCGATACAGGTTGGATCGATGACCACATGCAAGAGCTTCTTGCGCGGAGTGCGGAGGTCTCATCGCATTTCTTGGGTAGCCCTGGTATTGCCCGGGCGGGTGAGCCGGCGGCAGCTGGGCCCGCGGCAGCTGTCGCTGAGTCTCGGCGCGATGCCGCGACCTACGAGTCGCTCACTCCGGGTGAGGAAATCGTCGTTGCACCGGTCAGCGGCACCGTTGTCTCGCTGGTTATCTCCCCCGGCGAGCTGGGGCTCATCGAGTCGATGAAGATGCACCACCCGATCCCTGCCCCGCCGCACGCGCGAGCTCGGCCACTCGTCGCCATCGGTGACACCGTCACGGCTGGTCAGCCTGTCTTTGCCGTGTTTCCCGACGGGCCCGTCTCGAGTGAGCACGATTCGGTGACCAGTGCTCCGCATCCCGGTATCGCGGAGGTGAAGGAACGTCACGAACGGGTTCTTGATGCGGCGCGGCCAGCCGCGGTCGCGAAGGTCCACGCCAGGTCACGACGCACCGCACGGGAGAACCTCGCTGATCTCGTTGTTCCCGGATCGTTTGTCGAGTATGGCCCCCTGGTGATCGCGGCGCAGACAGCTCGGCGCCCCCTCGCAGATCTGATCGACCACACGAGCGGCGATGGCCTCGTTGGGGGTATTGGTCTGGTCAATACCCCCGCAGGCCCTGTTCGCGCCGTCGTGATGAGCTATGACTATATGGTGCTGGCGGGCACTCAGGGGGCCCGCAACCACGCCAAGACCGACAGGCTGCTCCAGGTCGCCTCGTCGAGACAGTTACCCGTCGTGTTGTTCGCTGAGGGCGGCGGCGGCCGGCCCGGTGACACGGACGTGCCGCCCGGCGCTCACCTCAACGTACAGACGTTCGCGGAACTCGCGGCACTCAGGGGCCGTGTTCCGATCGTCGCTATCGTGTCCGGAAGGTGTTTTGCGGGGAACGCCGCCCTGGCTGGAGTCGCAGACCTCATCATTGCCACGGCCGACGCGAACATCGGTATGGGTGGGCCGGCAATGGTTGAGGGTGGTGGCCTCGGGAAGTGGACCGCCGAGGACATTGGGCCGGCGGCACTGCACGCCCGCACCGGCGTCGTGGATGTGCTCGTCGAAGACGACGCAGGCGCCGTTCTGGCGGCCCAGCAGTTCCTGGGGCACTTCCGCGCCCGGACCCCCTGTCGTTCGTCGCGCCAGAGTTGA